The following nucleotide sequence is from Bacteroidota bacterium.
ATTCTGTTTACAGCGGCACAAAATTAGCTTTTTTTCTGAACAATAAAAGTGCTGAAGCCAAAAATATATGGCAAGAAATTTGATTGAAAATAAAAAATATAGCACATACAAATTAATTTTGTTGTTCTATCAGAATTCTTTAATTTTACGACCCTCAAATAATCATACAATGGAACTAAAGAAGAGTAATGCCGCTAACCTTGAAAAAAAGAGAATTCTCTTTATAGAACTCGGATTAGTTATAGTACTTGCCATCCTGCTTCTTGCTTTCGAGTGGGGAGTAGCCCTCAGCGATGATACGATGCTTGGCAGTATTGATGAAGTTGTCATGGAAGAAGAAATGGTTATTACCCGCCAGCAACCGTTGGAGCAACCACCCCCCCCTCCACCCCCTGTTGTAGTAGAAGTTCTTAAAATTGTTGAAGACGATGTTGACATCGAAGAAATTGAATTTGAAAGCTCTGATGCAGACGAAAATAGTCAGATGCAACTCGTTGTTTTCGAAGAAGAGGAAGAATCTGCCGAAGAGGAAGTCTTTGTAATCGTAGAAGACATGCCCCAATTCAAAGGTGGCGATCTGAACGAATTCCGCGCCTGGATTGGTAAAAACATGCGGTATCCGGAAGTGGCCTCCGAAAACGGCATCAGTGGTCGGGTATTTGTGCAATTTGCGGTTAATGCAAAAGGTGAAGTGTGCGACGTAGTAATCGTGCGGGGTGTAGATCCTGCCCTCGATAAAGAAGCCGAGCGCGTAATTAAATCATCGCCTAACTGGACACCCGGCAAACAAAGAGGCCGCCCAGTTAAAGTTCAGTTTACCTTACCAGTAGTATTTGTACTGCAATAAGCTT
It contains:
- a CDS encoding TonB family protein, which gives rise to MELKKSNAANLEKKRILFIELGLVIVLAILLLAFEWGVALSDDTMLGSIDEVVMEEEMVITRQQPLEQPPPPPPPVVVEVLKIVEDDVDIEEIEFESSDADENSQMQLVVFEEEEESAEEEVFVIVEDMPQFKGGDLNEFRAWIGKNMRYPEVASENGISGRVFVQFAVNAKGEVCDVVIVRGVDPALDKEAERVIKSSPNWTPGKQRGRPVKVQFTLPVVFVLQ